ATTTCACGCCGGGACGAAGCTTGAAGGTGTAGGCGTTGCCGTCGACCGTCCAGCTCTCCGCCAGGTGACCCTGATGCCCCGGCGCGCCCTGGTTCGGGATGACGAGCGTGTCATAGACGTTGAACATGAGGATGGAGTCGGCATAGTCGGAAGCCTTGCCGGGATCGAGCTCGCCGACGGCGACCTCGTCCAGCCTCAGCACGGTTTCGGCCGATGCCATGGTGGCCGTGGCCGCGGTCACCGCCGTCAGCGCGCTGGCGGCGACAAGCGCCGCGGCGAGTGTCTTCAGTATGTTCTTCATGATGACTTCCCCTTTTTTGCTTTGCTTGTGGTCTTGGTCTTAGGCTTGGGAGGCAGTTCGGACGCGGTCACCGCGCCCGGGTTGGACGAGCTGTTCGCCTCGTTGTCACGAAAGACGTCCATCGTGCAGGTGTGCAGGATCGTCGACGGCGTACTCGTATGGTTCCAGGAGGAATGAACCCGCCTGGACGGAAAATGGATCGAATCCCCGACGCCGAGCACATGCGTCTCGCCGTCGACCTCAACCGTGATCCCTCCTTCGAGCACGTAGAAAATCTCCTCGCCCTCGTGAGCAATCGGCTCGGAGCGGTAGCCGGGGGGCTCGTGGATGATGACGCTGTTGATGACGTTGCCCGGGAACGAGGTCGACAGCCTCTCGTAGACGAGGGAGTTGGAGCCGATCGCGTAGTGTGGGCGCTGGTCGTGCCGGGTGGTGGGGGCTATTACCCGAGGCTGCGACAGGAATTCGGACACCTGGAAGCCGAGCACGCGCGAGACGCTGACGAGGGAGGACAGCGACGGCGTGGTGATGCCGCGCTCGATCTGCGAGATGAAGCCCACCGACAGGCCCGCCCCGTCGGCGACTTCCTTCAACGTCAGTCCGAGCTCGCGACGGCGCGTGCGGAGTCGTTCCCCGAACGCATCGTGGTCCAAGCCGCGGACGCCGCCTTCTGCAGACTGGCTGTCCAACGTCCAATTCCCTGGTTTTAGTATTGCTAAAAATCTAGGGTCAGGATCGGCGCAGCGTCAAGCGAAAATTTTAGTCAGGCTAAAAAAGAGCCGGCGAATTTCTTCGCCGGCCCGTGACTGTTCAGGATTCGATGCGAAGGCCGCGACTTTCGGGAAAGGCGCGGCGGTGCAACATGTCAGACACGCTGCCGGACCCGCATCTTGATGTGCTTGGATTCGCGATAGGCCTCGATGCCCTCGCGACCGAGCTCGCGGCCGATGCCGCTCATCTTCCAGCCGCCGAACGGCGCCTGCAGCTCGCTGGTGTCGTTGACGTTGACGCCGACGGCGCCCGCCTCGATCTGCTCGGCCATCGACCAGGCACGCTCCAGATCGCCGGAATAGACATAGGATGCGAGGCCATAGGGCAACGAGTTGGCGATCGCCAGCGCCTCGCGGTCGTCAGCGACCGAACGGATCGCCGCGAGCGGGCCGAAGGTCTCCTCGGTGACGGCAAGCGCGCCATCCGGCACCTCGTCCACCAGCGCCGGCTCGAAGAAGAAGCCCCTGTCGTAGAGGCCGCCCTTCGGGGCGCTGCCGCCGGTGACGAGCTTCGCCCCGCGCCGCACGGCATCGTCAAGGTGGCGAGTGGTGCGGGCGCGCACGCTTTCGTTCAGCACCGGCCCGTAGAGCACGCCGGGCTCGACGCCGTGGCCGAGCTCGATCTTGCGCGTTTCGGCGGCCAACGCCTCCACGAAGCGGGCATGGATCGGCTTCGAGACGAGGATGCGGTTCACCGCGATGCAGATCTGGCCCATGTTGGAAAAGGAGCGCCGCGCCGCGGCGGCGGCCGCCTCCTCGATATCGGCGTCGTCCAGCACGATGAACGGGCTGTGGCCGCCGAGTTCCAGCGACATGCGCTTGAGCGTCGCCGCCCCTGCCCGCATGATCGACTGGCCCGCCGGCACAGACGCGGTCGCCGAGATCATGGCGATGCCGGGATGTTCGGCGAGTGCGGCGCCGACCTCCGGGCCGTTGCCTGGGATGTCGTTGAGCACGCCGGCAGGCAGGCCCGCATCGGCGAAACACTGCACGACCTGGCCGATCGCGAGCGGCGTCTCGTGCGGCGGCTTCACCACCAGGGTGCAGCCGGCGGCGAGCGACGGCGCCACCTTCCACGCATAGAGATCAACCGGATAGTTCCACGGCACGATGCCGCCGACGACGCCGACGGGCGCGGTCGTGACAAGGCTGCGGATGTCGGACCGCGAGGCCGGACGGATCGACCCGCCGAGCCGCCTGCCCTCTTCCGCGT
The Mesorhizobium australicum genome window above contains:
- a CDS encoding helix-turn-helix domain-containing protein: MDSQSAEGGVRGLDHDAFGERLRTRRRELGLTLKEVADGAGLSVGFISQIERGITTPSLSSLVSVSRVLGFQVSEFLSQPRVIAPTTRHDQRPHYAIGSNSLVYERLSTSFPGNVINSVIIHEPPGYRSEPIAHEGEEIFYVLEGGITVEVDGETHVLGVGDSIHFPSRRVHSSWNHTSTPSTILHTCTMDVFRDNEANSSSNPGAVTASELPPKPKTKTTSKAKKGKSS
- a CDS encoding aldehyde dehydrogenase family protein; translation: MDRKLFIDGAWVDAIAGTRADIKDPATGDLVGTSSIAARADVDRAVLAATRALSAWGGIHADERARILHRAADLIEERVEAIADTLTREQGKPIPDAKKEILFGVTVIRYYAEEGRRLGGSIRPASRSDIRSLVTTAPVGVVGGIVPWNYPVDLYAWKVAPSLAAGCTLVVKPPHETPLAIGQVVQCFADAGLPAGVLNDIPGNGPEVGAALAEHPGIAMISATASVPAGQSIMRAGAATLKRMSLELGGHSPFIVLDDADIEEAAAAAARRSFSNMGQICIAVNRILVSKPIHARFVEALAAETRKIELGHGVEPGVLYGPVLNESVRARTTRHLDDAVRRGAKLVTGGSAPKGGLYDRGFFFEPALVDEVPDGALAVTEETFGPLAAIRSVADDREALAIANSLPYGLASYVYSGDLERAWSMAEQIEAGAVGVNVNDTSELQAPFGGWKMSGIGRELGREGIEAYRESKHIKMRVRQRV